The following are encoded together in the Coregonus clupeaformis isolate EN_2021a chromosome 24, ASM2061545v1, whole genome shotgun sequence genome:
- the LOC121537611 gene encoding olfactory marker protein-like — MATQATLELPFRPDAHLTEVMRQRAQSLQQRGGKRQDGERLLRPHEAVYRLDFSQQALRFAHWGVRLARSGRLTVTATSQLWTPDLTHLMNRQLLEPAGVFWRAESDGDDTPIHHYEADAQEFGERIAEMAKVRKIMYFLLAFEEGIGPDAVECSISFQVDQK, encoded by the coding sequence ATGGCCACCCAAGCCACTCTGGAGCTGCCCTTCCGGCCCGACGCCCATCTGACCGAGGTGATGCGTCAGCGGGCCCAGTCGCTGCAGCAGCGCGGCGGGAAGCGGCAGGACGGAGAGCGCCTCCTCCGACCACACGAGGCCGTCTACCGCCTGGACTTCTCCCAGCAGGCCTTGCGTTTTGCCCACTGGGGTGTGCGGCTGGCACGCTCAGGTCGCCTCACCGTGACTGCCACCTCACAGCTTTGGACGCCCGACCTCACCCACCTGATGAACCGTCAGCTGCTGGAGCCGGCGGGGGTGTTCTGGCGAGCTGAGAGTGACGGCGACGACACGCCCATACACCACTATGAGGCTGATGCCCAGGAGTTTGGTGAGCGCATCGCCGAGATGGCGAAGGTGAGGAAGATAATGTACTTCCTGCTGGCATTTGAGGAGGGCATTGGTCCGGATGCTGTTGAATGCTCCATCAGCTTCCAGGTCGACCAGAAGTGA